The DNA sequence CCCTCTCTGCAGCCCTACTCCCTCCTACCCTCTAAATTCCACCCAGCCCTTTCTTCACCAGCAGCGCTCGAGGAGCGTAGCCCACAACCTCTCCCTTCCCACATTTCTTTCCCACAGGTACCCCTGGGCAGCCAGTGCGCGGACAGCGCCTGCAATGCCACCATGCCCTGCGGCTTTCTCCCGCAGGGCTTCGCGGAGTCTCCCCACCTGGGGCCCATGctcttcctgctgctgctggccgTGCACCTGGCTACCCCGAGCGGGAACCTGCTCATCCTGGTGGCCGTGGCCTTAGTGCCCAGCCGGCCGCCCATGCTACTCTTCCTGTGCCAGCTGTCAGCCATCGAGCTCTGCTACATGCTGGCAGTGGTGCCCCGCTTCCTGGCCCACCTGGCCTCGCCAGGCCGCGGCCGAGGCAGCCCCATCTCCTTCCTGGGCTGCACTGTTCAGATGCAGATGTTTGTGGCTCTGGGCGGGGCCGAGTGCTTCCTGCTGGCCGCTATGGCCTATGACCGCTACGTGGCCATCTGCCACCCGCTGCGCTACGCGGCTGAGGTGGCACCTGGGCTGTGCACGCGGCTGGCCCTGGCCTGCGGCTGCCTCGGGGGACTGGCGGTGTCCGTGGGGCTCACGGTGGCCGTCTTCAACCTGCCTTGCTTCGGTGACATCACAGCGCTGCTGCACCTGGCCTGCACGCAGAGCTACGCGGAGGAGCTGCATCTGCTGGGCGCCTGCCTGGTGTTGCTGCTGCGGCCCTCGCTGCTCATCCTGGCCTTCCATGGCGCCATCGCCGCCGCCCTGAGCCACCTGCGCTCCCCACGCGGCAGGCGCAAGGCTGCCTCCACCTGTGCCTCGCACCTGGCCGTCACCTTCCTCCACTATGGCTGCTCCACCTTCACGCACATGCGGCCCAAGGCCAGCTACTCCCCATGGCAGGATCGCACGCTGGCGCTGGCCTACACCAACGTCACGCCGCTGCTCTACCTGCTCATCTACAGCCTGCGCAACGGCAAAATCATGGCCGCCACCCGCTGGGTGCTGAACCCCAGGGCAGGATCTGTGTGAGCCATGAGAGCCGGCAGGGACCAGGCCAGGGGGGGCGGCTCTGCTCCCTAAAGTTCCCCCTATCAGCAGGTGTCTGCACTGAGGACGCCACTGGGAGAGCTCAAGAACCGGATTCAGAAGAGAGAATCTGGAAAAGTGTCCCCCTAAGAGAGTCTCCCAACAGTTTCCCCATCCTCCGCCAGTTCTGTGTGGAATAGAACCCTAGACCTGATCTGAGTGGATCCATCAGCACCTGTAGAGTTCTTCCCATGTGCTGGGCTTGGGCAAGGTAGCAGGCTTGTAGTGACAAAGAAGGCACAACTCATGCCCCAGGGAGCTCACGGGGAGAGAGGACAGATGTGAGGAGAAAACAGGAGATGGACGGAGGGGCTCATGCTAGACTTTTCCAGGGGAGAGGGGAGTCAGGGAAAACTTCTTGGGGGGCAAAGATGGCTCAGTGGAGAACTGTAGGATGGGTAGAGGCCAGCCAAGTGAAGAGGAGAGTGAAGAATGCTCTAAATGGAACTGGTTAAACAGGGGCTGGGGCATTTCGGGAAGGTCCTTGTAAAGGGCTGAAGGATTTGAGTTCATAGAGTGATACGATAGCTTGCCCCTCCTTGGGTGGTCACTCTGGCCACAGTGTGGCGAATGGACTGGAGGCATGGAGACCCATGGACGCTGTTGCCATATTACAGGAGAGAGGTGATGGAGTCTGGACCAGAGTGTTGACACAGCTGATTAAGGGACATGGGAAGAATAAAGAGATATGCAGGAGGAGGAAACCACAGAATCTTGGTTGGATATGAGGGcgaggaagaaagagaagctaAGGATCATTTCTAACCTAGGTCACCAGGTGGATGGTGGTACAATCGctgaaaaggacacaggagcAGGTGCaagtgaggagggaggaggatgggGACTTCTGCTTAGAACGTGTGGACTTGAGATGCTGCCAGGACAAGCCAGCGAAGATGGCGACTGAGGAAGCAAATACACCAGTCTAGAGCTCAGGGGAGAGATTCAAGAGGGGGGACAGATTTGAGACTACAGACAGCTACTGAGACAAGGAAGTGATGCCACCCACCAGAAAGCTAATAATTGCTCTTTATGTGATAAGATTACAggtgatttatattttattgattatatattttccaaatttctcaTAATCATTTTCAGTGGATATTActcttatatataaaaattactatTTAAGACAAATAATACTGGCGTGCCTCAGTGAATCAGAGAGACTTCTTCCCCTCTACCCCCAGGATGAATACCTGAAGGATGTCTCCTGAAGGCTCTGGGGTGAAGTGGAAGGGAATTCTACCACGTAGCACAAGAGCAGGGGCGCACTGACGTGCTCTCATCTACCTCGGTAGCTGGGTGGAGATATTACCGTCAAAGATAAAGTGAGGAGACGTTAAGGAAGAGTTACTAAACACTCTGCCTTGTAAAACTGACTAGAGAAATTCCCTCAATGTGACTATTTCTATACAGTGTTACTACATCAATATATCCTATAGTAAAGCGAACAAACTGGCACAAAACTTAGGCTACATtaggaaaattctaaaatttattcctTCATCCATACGTGCAACAAATAACTGTTTACTGAGTGATGGTTCCATGCCAGCGACTGGAGAGTTAAGGATTCAACTCTGATCAAACGCCACTGTATACCTAACATGGCATTCCACATTATTGGAGCGATGAAGGTGAGGCCCATGTGGAGCTTGAAATCTGCTAGGGGATTCAGGCAAATAAACAGGCACTGCATTACTAAGTGATGAGTACTATGGTGTGACAAGATCCTGTTGGAAGCATTGTGCCTGGTCTTGGGGTGGTGGGAGCATCAGGAGGTTATGGAAGAAGTAATGTGTAAGATCTAAGGGCACGTTGTGATAGCTAGAGCCAGACAAAGATGGCTGAGAAAGGAGagtccaggcaaagggaacagcatgtgcaaatgcCCCAAGGTAAGAGGCCATGATACATTCCAAGGACCTGTCAAGAGGACTGATTCTTATTGATGGTGATGTTGGGAAGTGGGGTGCTGTGTGCTGAGAGGTATTAAGAGGTTATGCTAGAGGTACAAATGCAGGCCAGATCATGTAAGCCTTGTATGCCATgttaaagagtttggattttaccctaaagaagaatgagaataaagaggagggaaaggagaaaaaagcaggaggaagagaaggagaaggagaagaagaaaaaagagaagccattgaaaatatttaagcaggggagtgataTGATCCAGTCTGAACATTCTGACTACTGTGTAGAGAAAGAATTGAAGAAGGACATGACAGAAAGTATATTTATTAGGAAGCTAGTGTAGAAACACAGGTTAGAGATGATGTTGGCCCATTTTAGGTAAGTGGtaatggaaatggagagaaatggacagatttgagaaatatttagaagGTAGATATAATAGAATTTAGTGCAGATTGAAAGCTTAGGGAAAAAAGGATTCACTGATGATATAGATTATTTGATCTGGAAAAGATGACACATTGGGCTCATTGAGATGGAGTACACAGGAAGAGTGACCAGTCTGAATACAGGACGAAGTTGAAATGATGAGTTCAGTATTGATTATGTTGACCTGGGCTGTGCAGATGTACAGTTGGCAGTTGGGTATGTGTCAGGAGAAACATACTTAGAAATCATCCACACATCAATGGCAACTGACACGGCTGAGATGATCCAGGGAGAGTGAGCAGAGGAAGAACAGAGCAGTTCCAAGATAGGACTCTGAGGAAGTCCTGGATGACTGTCTAAGTATGACACAAATGCATAATTTATTAACtatattaataaagtaaaaacttCATTCCTGGGACACTAccctaaacaaaatgaaaagagaaactgGGAAGATCATATCTAATTATGAAAGAGGTTCATTTCATTAATACATAAGAAACTTTTGCcaatcaatgagaaaaagactaacaatcacaaagaaaaatgggcaaaggatatgaatagacagttcacagaaaaggaaatgcaaatggattTTAAACAGGAAAAGAGTTTCAACCTTACTCATAAGaggaatgcaaaataaaattagaaaatgctaTTTAGAGCACTTCCTGCTCAAAAATGTGAACACAGAGTTCGGAGGATATTTACAACAGACTCCCTCATACAGAGTTGGTGGTAAAATATATTTGTTCAATTCTATGGAGGCCAATTGTGTACATCaattaaaatgagaattaaagaACATATCATTTGTTCCAATAACTCTACTTTGGGAGTTTGACCTTACCAATGTATTTGCCTTGTGAACAAACATgtatgttcaaaaatatttatctcaGCATTACTTGCATCAGCAAAagattaaagattttttaaacagcagtatgtgactgatgaaataaattatggTTTTATCCCTATAATGGAATCTTACGCAATTGCTAAAGAGAATGAAGCAGTTCTATCTGTTATAGACCTGAAACCATCTCTCATACATGctattaaatgaaaaagcaaggtaCATGAAAGTATGTACTAaggagtcatccttgattctGGCCCATCTTTGATTCTGGCCTTTTCCTTACTATGTCCACTCCTGAAATGCTGCTCTTCATCATGCAGATGCCGTCTTGGCTCAGATACTGGCTTCTCAGAGAGGCCCTCGCTGGGCACCCTACATGTCACCTGTCTGTCCTCTCTCACATTAGCACACTTTAAATTCTAATCATCTCTCATTACTGAAAATTCTCTGACTTTCTTTTAAAtgactttcttttaaattgtctCTTCCTCCCAACAGAATATAAACTCTATGAAAATTGTCTACTTTACTCACATGGTCTTCCCGGGGTCTAAACAGTGTCCAGCATGTAGTAGCTGCTAATTAGTAAACAGCAGTAAATTGTTaaagaataagtgaataaataaatgttacgGTATGATAGCATTTACATATAAAAACACACAGAGTATCATGTGTGTATGAGCatatgtgtgtgcttgtgtatgtCCTATAGTTttacaccctcacacacacacatttgtaatCAAATTAAGAGTCTGTGGAACTGGGTGACAGAGGTGGAgcaaacttttactttttttaatactttccttaaacacatatatgcattatttattcaataaatgttttcaaaaaaaaataaaggctagGCAGAGGAAAAGGAATGCACAGAGGAGTTtttgaaaaagagcaaaaatcaaaaaagtagaagaaaatccAAGAGAACATGATGTCACGGAAACCAAGGAAAGACCATTTCAAGGATGGAGTGACCAACAGTGCCAAATGATACtgctatttctaaataatatgatGCTGGAGCCACAGATGACTTTAGAGATGTCTAATCTGGCCCAAAGAGCACCAAGCTCACTCGTACAAACCTCAGCAAAGCATGTGTAAAGGCCTGGCAGCCAAACTACACAGCccacttccagaaaggctgtctAGCCAGAGATCATGCAAGGACTGCCCGACTCCAGCCAATACTGAAGAAACATGTAGAACCAACTCAAATTGTGCCTAATCACCTGCCGGAGTAAAAAGTAACACTGGCTTTCATTTTAAATGCTGAAATCATTAACACCGTTTTAAGACCTGTACCTGGGATTTGTTTTACTCTGGTATGGTAAGGTGGCAGACACAGAGACAACTGTCTTTGAAAGAAGAGTTTATAGCAAGGGAAGGGGGCAGGCCACACCACGCAGGGCCCGTGGGGAAGCACCAGGTCActcaggaggcagaaggagagaggagagggcatGACCCTCAGACACTACTGTGGTTTCTGAGGAAGGAATGGATTAGGCAGTTTAGGAAAgctggaggaaactgaggcttggataGTCTGAATAATTTTGGCAGGCTCTGGGCCATAGGACTGGCCTCTAGCTGTCCAGTCTAGTTGACTTGGCCCTGAGGTGATAACAGCAGGGAAGACGGTGGCTTGGTGCCTGGGAGTTAAATAAAGGGGACTGGGATGTGGGctttggattggttggtttgcatagGAAAATTGTAATCAAAAGGAAGTTGGTTTGCAATGTCTAGAAATTAGCCAGCTCTGAGAGGGGCAGCCTATCCCCTACCAGCAAGACCCCTAAGATGTCAAAACATCATaaagtatgaaaaatataaaaacatgattAATACAAACACAAACTCTACAAATGATACCTGAGACAGTGTGTGTGGAATAAATATAATCCTTCTCCTTGGGCTCCAGATTCCATCTTTACCCACCTTCTTGGAGAGCTCATACATTACTTACTGCTACATCTCCCATGCCTCGAACTCGAGCATATAAACATCTTTCTGATACGAAAATTCCAATTACTCTGATTACAAGGTCCTTTTCCTTGAAGCGGCAAGTTCCAACTGGGGAGGTGATGGCTAGATTGCTAAGAGTTAGCAGTTCCCAGTCAGTGAATACTTCCCCACCTGAGGTAGGTCAAGGGACAAGCTGGTTAgaagagggcagggggagggctaGAATACGGTCATCCAGAAGAGATGAAGAAAGGTGAAGTGAGAATGGAAGATGCTTATGAAATCTTTAATGAAATTTCCCTATGTATGAGATAGTTGCCCACATCTAAACTAAGGCCCActtaacaggcacatgaaaaaattcctttaaagaCATTCCACTGATTTTAATGCTATTCAAACTAGTAGAGtaggattttaaatatatgtttgatGGTGGTGATATTAATCATGATTACAGTATTCTCCCACTAGAATTCTTAAAAGAGCCAACCTAATacaagctttggagtcagacttaGGAAATACTTGATAATGGACAAACTTTGTGTAGCCTAATGGCCTCAACTTTCTCCTTCCTCAGATGAGATTGTGTCTATGAAATTGCTTGAAAGTAATTAAGCATGATATAAATATAAGGTTTTTTTCGTTTTTCAGGATAAAGAGAAGAGGAACTCCCATCTAGCAAGATCAGAGCTGGAGGGTTGTTTTTCTTCTGGGAGCCAAAGGAATTTCTTTGAATCTTTTTCGCACTGGGCCTGGAGATAGGAGAGGATGGAAGTCTGTAAGGCAGTTTCTGGGGCAGCACTCCTCACCCTCTCACCCTTTCTTCAGGACACTGGCAGTAAGTTCACTATTAAACCTGAACAGAGGCAAGACGGAAAGGGCTCTTGTCGCCTCTGTGAATAGCTTCTGGACCCATATCTGCTCTTGGATAATCATTCCCAGCCCCTACACTCACTTTCCTCTTTGACCTCCCTTCAGGCTTCATTTTCCCCGTGCCCACCCCTCTTGGCCAGAAGAAGGCTTCTTGGGCTGGAATCGATCCTCTCCTTTGGATCGCCTCCAGCTGCCCTCTCCAGTTCCACAGGACAGGAGCTCGGAAGTTTTCTACACTTATAGCAAAGCTTGAGCATCAGTTCCAACCAGTGCAGTTTCTTAAAAGGTACTTCCAAAACATCTCTCACAAAATCCCAAGGACGGCATGAAACACTCTGGATCTGATGCGAAGAGCTGCTGGAACAGCTTGtattttgcaaaagagaaaagaaagtgttgAGTTTACAAGCCTCAACAGGACGGAAGTAAATGCatgaggggcggggggggggggatagTTTCTATTTGTATCATAGGTTTGACTAGCACCTTTCTTCTAAAATGCTGAaagtattttaaacagaaaaatatctaaCGTTGGTTGAGGGTTCATCATAGACTAGACACTGTGCTAAGGGCTTTGCAtggattctctcatttaatcctcacaagagccACATGAGACAGATATTAtcattctctccattttacatttgaagaaactgaggcaaaagagACTTTAACCTGTCCAATGTCATAAATGCACAGGGTAGGGAGCCAAGATTCTGACGCTGGCAATCAGGGTTAGGCGCCTATACTCTTAACCACCAGGCTTTGCTTCTTCCAGCAACATCATGATCTGCTAAGTAGATAAAACCACCTCTGCTACACAGAATCCATCTGAGACTTTTAAAAGGCTTAAAAGTCTTGGGAAAAGGTCAGAGCCAGGATGAGATTCCCAGGCTCCAGACCACCAGATCTCAGATCTATTGTGTTCTGGGAACTAAGAGGAACTGGCTCACTGAACATCCTGAATTCTCAGGGTATAAGCAGAAAATAACTTTATTCCTGCTCACCCCCACACCTTCAAAACCgaactgtggggcttccctggtggcgcagtggttaagaatccgcctgccaatgcgggggacacgggttcaagccctggtccgggaagatcccacatgccgcggagcaactaagcccgtgtgccacaactactgagcctgcgctctagagcctgtgagccacaactactgagcccgcgtgccacaagtactgaagcccgtgcgcctagagcccctgctctgcaacaagagaagccactgcaatgagaagcccacgcactgcaacgaagagtagcccccgctcgccgtaacttaagaaagcccatgcgcagcaacgaagacccaatgcagccaaaaataagtaagtaaataaataaataaataaatgtattaaaacaaaACGAACTGTGGGGTATGCTTGGACTAAATCCATAGCATGTAGCATAATGTCCTGGTTCCCGTAGAAAATATAAAGGTTTACAGTCACTTTCAGTTCCCCAAACAGTCCCATTTCAGTACTAAAAATAGCCAATTTTGTTAGGGCAAGCTTGAGGCAAATGTAGAGACCTGGAGGTGGTAGGAAGACTCCAGAGCAAAAAGCAAGTCAGCTTCCTCGTCTAAAGGCCAGGAAGACAGTTGTATCTAAGAGTAGCAGGAAACACCCGGCCAGAACTTTTCCCTGCTCCTTTTGGGTGAGAGG is a window from the Orcinus orca chromosome 9, mOrcOrc1.1, whole genome shotgun sequence genome containing:
- the LOC101284833 gene encoding olfactory receptor 10AC1-like, giving the protein MPCGFLPQGFAESPHLGPMLFLLLLAVHLATPSGNLLILVAVALVPSRPPMLLFLCQLSAIELCYMLAVVPRFLAHLASPGRGRGSPISFLGCTVQMQMFVALGGAECFLLAAMAYDRYVAICHPLRYAAEVAPGLCTRLALACGCLGGLAVSVGLTVAVFNLPCFGDITALLHLACTQSYAEELHLLGACLVLLLRPSLLILAFHGAIAAALSHLRSPRGRRKAASTCASHLAVTFLHYGCSTFTHMRPKASYSPWQDRTLALAYTNVTPLLYLLIYSLRNGKIMAATRWVLNPRAGSV